A window from Malassezia japonica chromosome 1, complete sequence encodes these proteins:
- a CDS encoding uncharacterized protein (COG:O; EggNog:ENOG503NUPG; BUSCO:EOG09261IEV) translates to MATSRPDRQTQRYDRQLRLWNKSGQAALEHARVLVVGASGLAGQILKNLVLPGLGGFTVLDGATVQKDDIGTNFFLEEASVGKPYADELARLVAELNPSVSHAARVESPAAVLDADPDFFTQFSLILCVRQPREVQERVAALGWEHTPAIPVLCAHTSGFQGLFQVSVRELGIVETHPESLVDLRLTRPFDELSAYAASFDMDTTDSMQRSHIPYVVLLLRALHDWKEEHGTLPASSSRAEFLAFLRKRRPESDSENYDEAHAALAQHVWRPLQSPAVPPNVAGVLGDVQAREISAKTPLFWLLVAALRKFVDEAQCLPLSGALPDMKATSATYVALQHIYVAKARRDLDTFQRHLDGVLRQAGVDRSEVGLDDDQVRTFVKHAAHLRLVRGRRLEQQRADPDVGAMALAFADPVNPVTVQYLVAFFGADTFYTKHGRYPGQAPDAQLDEDNAALLREAMQYAADVHLELSKDDVEKLADACREMVRGAQTDLSSTAAFLAGIVAQETIKVLTVQYIPLDNTCVYDGVSQAIGSIRL, encoded by the exons ATGGCGACATCGCGGCCGGACCGGCAGACGCAGCGGTACGACCGCCAGCTGCGGCTGTGGAACAAGTCGgggcaggcggcgctcgagcacgcacgcgtgctggtcgtcggcgcctcgggccTTGCGGGGCAGATCCTCAAGAACCTCGTGCTGCCGGGCCTCGGTGGCTTCACCGTCCTCGACGGAGCAACCGTGCAGAAGGACGATATCGGGACCAACTTTTTCCTCGAAGaggcgagcgtcggcaaGCCGTATGCGGacgagcttgcgcggctcgtcgctgaGCTGAACCCGAGCGTgtcgcacgcggcgcgcgtcgag TCACCCGCggcggtcctcgacgcggatcCCGACTTTTTTACGCAGTTTTCCCTGATCTTGTGTGTGCGCCAACCGCGCGAAgtgcaggagcgcgtcgccgcgctgggcTGGGAGCACACGCCCGCGATCCCGGTGCTGTGCGCACACACCTCGGGCTTCCAGGGCCTGTTTCAGgtgagcgtgcgcgagctcggca TCGTCGAGACGCACCCCGAGTCGCTGGTCGATCTGCGCCTCACGCGCCCGTTTGACGAGCTGagcgcgtacgcggcgTCGTTCGACATGGACACGACCGACTcgatgcagcgcagccACATTCCGTACGTCGtcctgctgctgcgtgcgctgcacgactGGAAGGAAGAG cacggcacgctccctgcctcttcgtcgcgcgccgaaTTCCTCGCGTttctgcgcaagcgccggcCGGAAAGCGATAGCGAAAActacgacgaggcgcacgcggcgctggcgcagcacgtATGGCGCCCCCTGCAGTCGCCGGCCGTCCCGCCGAACGTCGCGGGTGTCCTGGGCGACGTGCAGGCAAGGGAAATCTCGGCCAAGACGCCACTGTTCTGGCTgctggtcgccgcgctccgtAAGtttgtcgacgaggcgcagtgCCTGCCGCTCTCGGGCGCACTGCCGGACATGAAGGCGACGTCTgcgacgtacgtcgcgctgcagcacatCTATGTCGCaaaggcgcgccgcgacctggACACGTTCCAGCGCCacctcgacggcgtgctgcgccaggcgggCGTGGACCGCAGCGaggtcggcctcgacgacgaccaggTGCGCACGTTTGTcaagcacgccgcgcacctgcgcctcgtgcgcggccgccgcctcgagcagcagcgggCCGATCCGGACGTGGGCGCGATGG cgctgGCCTTTGCGGACCCCGTGAATCCCGTCACGGTGCAGTACCTCGTCGCATTCTTTGGCGCAGACACGTTCTATACAAAGCACGGCCGCTACCCCGGCcaggcgccggacgcgcaGCTTGACGAAGAcaatgcggcgctcctccgcgaggcgatgcagtacgccgccgacgtccaTTTGGAGCTGTCAAAGGACGACGTGGAAAAGCTGGCGGACGCATGCCGCGAAAT